The stretch of DNA AATTTAAAGCTGCATAAAAGTTATCCGTTGAAGGAACAACAGAACCTAAATGTTTTTTTACAATTTCAGGGTGTTCTTGAACGGCTTCGCTGAAAGAACAGAAAATAATGCCTAGTTCGCCCAACTTTTCTTTAAACGATGTTTTTACGGAAACTGAGTCCATTACAAAATCAACAGCTACACCAGATAAAGCTTTTTGTTCATCCATAGAAATTCCTAATTTATCCATGGTAGCTTTCATTTCTGGATCAACATCTTCCCATTTCACATCCTTTTTTGATTTTGGAGCAGCATAATAAGAGCTGTCTTGAAAATCAATTGGAGGGTAATTTACGTGAGCCCATTTTTTCTCGGTCATGGTTTTCCAATAAGCAAAAGCTTTTAGTCTAAAATCCAACAACCATTGTGGCTCATTTTTCTTTGCAGAAATCAATCGTACCACATCTTCATTAAGACCTTTAGGAATAACTTCCGATTCAATATTCGATGTAAACCCGTATTTATATTCTTGGGTTTTAAGTTCTTTTTTTAATTCGTCTTCTGTATAAGCCATTTTAATAAGTTAAAAGTTAAAAGCTAAGAGTAGAAAGTTTTTCTACTTACAACTTTTCACTAAAGGGAGAAACTTTCTCCACAACCACAAGTTCTATTTGCATTCGGGTTTTTAAATACAAATCCTTTCCCATTCAATCCACCAGAAAAATCCAATTCAGTACCAGCGAGGTATAAAATGCTTTTTTTATCACAAACAATTTTTATCCCTTTATCCTCAAAAACTTTGTCGTCGTCAGTTATCACATGGTCGAAAGTTAAATCGTAAGTTAAACCAGAACAACCACCGCCTTTAACACCAACACGAATAAAGCTTCCTTCAGGAGCACTGTCGTCTGACATTAAATGAATAGCTTGTTTTTTTGCGTTTTCTGAAACTGTTATCATAATTATCTTATTTAGATTGATTCTAAATTAGAGCAAAAGTACCTAAAAAGTGGTAGTGAAACAAAATTCTGGGCTTGTTTTTTGTGTTTTTTTTGAGATTTAAGGAAAAGAAATTGAAATAAATTAAATCCAGCCTTTGATTTTATAAAAAGCGATGGCAAAATATTCTCTGTATACCAAGGTTTGAAAACGTAGGTGATTCCAAAATTGATAGCGAACTTGAAGGTTGTTTCCAATGTCTGGAATCACTTTGTTTCCGCCTAATTTATCGTCATCAAAACTAAAGTCAGCTTCCATTTCTTGTGCCCAAGCAGGTTCGCCAGAAACATTGGTCATGCCTAATTTGTTGAAACATTTTACTGACCTATAAATATGTTCGGGAGAAGTAATAATTAAAGTAGGGGCATCTGAGTTGATTATTTTTTGTGTTTCCTGTGCTTGTGAACGAGTGTTTGTTCCTACATTTTCAAAAATAATTCTGTCGGGATTTACACCTCGTAATACAATTTCTTTTTTCATTAAGTAACAAGATGCATTAGTATCGGCAGTATCTCCAGGCATGGTAACAATAACTTTGGCAGCAGGAAATAGTTTAGCCATTTCAGCAGTTTTGTACGTGCGCATTAAGCCCGATTCGCTAGGAATGCCGCCACCACTCATTACTACAATATACTCTGGCGGATTGGTTAACTTATGTTCAGAGATACTCAAATCGTAATACATCCAAAAGGGTAAAGTAGTAAACGACAAAATCATTGTAATGACAAAAAAAATACCATTAACAATGAAAAACCATTTCGTGAATGTTTTTAGTTTGGGTAATATGTTTTTTAGTGTTTTGATGAGTACGAAGATACAAAAGTTCATAAAGTAAAAAGTTTATAAAGATTAAAGTTTGTCGTTTCTTCAACAAATTTTCAAATCATTACATTTTCAAATTATCTAATTACTTTTGCATCATGTTAGAAGATAAAAATCCAAAACCAGTTAGTGAATTGGGTCAACTCGGAGAGTTTGGCTTAATTAAACATCTTACTGAAAATATAGAACTACAAAACAAATCGTCGGTTAAGGGTGTTGGCGACGATGCTGCTGTTTTAAATTACAAAAACAAACACACTGTTGTTACTACCGATTTGTTGGTGGAAGGCGTTCATTTCGATATGCTATATTCTCCGTTAAAACATTTGGGGTACAAAGCTGTTGTGGTAAATATTTCTGACGTTTATGCGATGAATGCTCATCCGAAACAAATTACGGTTTCGTTGGCGGTATCAAATAAAATGTCTGTTGAAGCATTGGAAGAACTGTATGAAGGCATTTATTTGGCTTGTAATATTTATGGTGTTGATGTGGTAGGAGGAGATACCACTTCTTCAACTTCGGGTTTAATTATAAGCATTACAGCTATTGGCGAAGTAGAAGCTGCCGACGTGGTTTACAGAAACGGAGCAAAAGAAAACGATTTGATTTGTGTGTCGGGCGATTTGGGCGGAGCTTTTATGGGCTTGCAATTGTTAGAAAGAGAAAAACAAATATTTAAAGATAATCCAGCCATACAACCTGATTTTTCGGGTAATGATTATGTGTTGGAACGCCAATTAAAGCCAGAACCACGACAAGATGTGATTGAAATGTTTAAAGAATTGGGTGTTAAACCTACAGCTATGATTGATGTTTCAGATGGTTTGTCGTCAGACTTGTTGCACATTTGTAATCAATCGGAAGTGGGTTGTGTAATTTATGAAAACAAAATTCCTATCGACTATACAGTGGTTGGATTGGCACAAGAAATGAGTTTAGATCCTACGGTTTGTGCATTAAGTGGAGGCGAAGATTACGAATTGCTTTTTACCATCTCGCTTGACGATTACGAAAAAATTAAAGATCAAAAACGAGTAACCATTATTGGTCATATTACTTCTGATAAGGAAAATTATACTATTGTAGATAAGAACGAGCAAGTTCATAAGTTGATTGCGCAAGGTTGGAATGCTTTGTTGAATAATAAAAATGACTAGTTTTGTAAGGTGAAATTTTTAAAGAACATACTCAGTTTATTTTTAGTACTTACTATACTCAACACTTTTGTTGGTAAGACTATACATGAGGTGTTTTTTCATCATCACCACGATGATTTTCATTGTGAAGCCAAAAATACTCAACACTTTCATGAGCAAGAAGCTTCGCCTACCGATTTAGTTTGTAGTTTTAATTTATCTGCGTCAATAACTTCAGCAAGTTTTCAATCGGGTAAAGTAGTCTTGAATGAGCTAGGCGAATTTTCGCTTGGAACACTCCAAGTATATAGTAAAAACTTATTTCTTTCCATAAAATCGTTACGGGCACCGCCTGTGTGTTAAATAATTTACGA from Flavobacteriales bacterium encodes:
- a CDS encoding iron-sulfur cluster assembly accessory protein; protein product: MITVSENAKKQAIHLMSDDSAPEGSFIRVGVKGGGCSGLTYDLTFDHVITDDDKVFEDKGIKIVCDKKSILYLAGTELDFSGGLNGKGFVFKNPNANRTCGCGESFSL
- a CDS encoding YdcF family protein; translation: MNFCIFVLIKTLKNILPKLKTFTKWFFIVNGIFFVITMILSFTTLPFWMYYDLSISEHKLTNPPEYIVVMSGGGIPSESGLMRTYKTAEMAKLFPAAKVIVTMPGDTADTNASCYLMKKEIVLRGVNPDRIIFENVGTNTRSQAQETQKIINSDAPTLIITSPEHIYRSVKCFNKLGMTNVSGEPAWAQEMEADFSFDDDKLGGNKVIPDIGNNLQVRYQFWNHLRFQTLVYREYFAIAFYKIKGWI
- the thiL gene encoding thiamine-phosphate kinase codes for the protein MLEDKNPKPVSELGQLGEFGLIKHLTENIELQNKSSVKGVGDDAAVLNYKNKHTVVTTDLLVEGVHFDMLYSPLKHLGYKAVVVNISDVYAMNAHPKQITVSLAVSNKMSVEALEELYEGIYLACNIYGVDVVGGDTTSSTSGLIISITAIGEVEAADVVYRNGAKENDLICVSGDLGGAFMGLQLLEREKQIFKDNPAIQPDFSGNDYVLERQLKPEPRQDVIEMFKELGVKPTAMIDVSDGLSSDLLHICNQSEVGCVIYENKIPIDYTVVGLAQEMSLDPTVCALSGGEDYELLFTISLDDYEKIKDQKRVTIIGHITSDKENYTIVDKNEQVHKLIAQGWNALLNNKND